The Verrucomicrobiota bacterium nucleotide sequence GACGAGGTGGCCACACCCACCCTCACGTTTGCCGCAAGTTGCAACCCACTTCTCTACGAAAAAGCCCGGCCCGTCTTCATCGACAGCGAGCGGGAAACCTGGAATCTCGATCCGAATCTCATCGAGGACTATCTCAAGGACCGAGCCCGCCTGAATCGCCTGCCCAAAGCCGTCACCGTGGTCCATCTCTTCGGCCAAAGCGCCCGCCTCCAGGAAGTCCTTGATGTGTGCCAGCGGTATGAGATCCCCGTCTTGGAGGATGCGGCTGAATCCCTCGGCGCCCGCTATCACGGAAAGCACCCGGGCACCTTGGGTGAGGTCGGCGCGTTCTCGTTCAACGGCAATAAGATTATCACGGGGACTTCCGGCGGGATGCTGGTTGCGGCCCATGAGGATTGGATCCAGAAAGTCCGGCACTGGAGCACCCAGGCCAGGGATCCTGACCCCCTGGGCGTTAACAATTATTGCCACAGCGAGTGTGGTTACAACTACCGCATGAGCAACGTCATCGCGGGCATCGTGCGGGGACAACTCCACGTGCTCGACGAACGGGTTCGGCAACGCCGGGCGGTGTTCGATCATTACCAGGGGGAACTCGAAAAGGTCCCCGGCATCACCCCCCAACCTGAATCTCAGGCCCGGCTCGATTCCCCATCCGCCGAAACCAGCCGCCACACTCGATGGCTCTCGTGCTTCCTCGTCGATGAAAAGGAATTTGGCATGACCGCATCCGATCTGATTCGTTTTCTCGATGCCGCCAATATCGAAGCCCGCCCGGTCTGGAAGCCCATGCACACCCAGACGCTCTATCAACGCCTTGGCAGCGAGGTTTGGGGCGGCGCCGTGGCCCAAGACCTTCATACCCGTGGCATCTGCCTTCCGAGTTCGAGTTCTCTCTCGAGAACGGATCAGGATCGCGTCATCGCCGCGATCCGTGAAGCGTCGAGCCTCCGATGAACGTTCACCGCGAGAGAACACCTTCGAGCTCGCGCAAGGATCGAATGTGCTCTGCAGCCTCCCCGCCCGGCGGAGCCTTCGCTCCCGCATGAACGCCGTCCGGACGATGCACTTGGACACTCAGCCAGCCCAATTGATTGGGTGCCACAAAATCCTTCGCAGGATTGTCCCCAACATAAACACACTCCGCCCCCCGGACCCCCAAGGCTTCCATGCATCTCAAGAATCCCGCAGGACTGGGCTTCCAACTTCCCTGGCCGAGCAGATCCGTCATCACGCAAAGGTCGGTCCTTCGTTCCAAATCCAAGGCGGCGATCTTGGACCGCTGCGCCTCGGCGAATCCATCGGTGACCAGACCAAGGCGGAAATCGGGGCGAAGGCGGGTCAGAATCCATTCCGCGTCGTCGAACAATCGAATGGCAGGGACGTGACCCCGATAGACGCGAACCATTTTCTGGATCATCGCCGGATCCAACTCCCAACCGAGCCGGTGCAGCGTGGCGTCGAAGATCGTGCCTCTCAATCCGGTCGCCATGAGCTCGGCCGCCACTTTTGCGAAGGGGCCAGAGCGGCCTTGCGCCTCCAGCCATCGTTCCACCGCCGCAAAGCCACTTAAGACGAAACTGTGCTCC carries:
- a CDS encoding pyridoxal phosphate-dependent aminotransferase, giving the protein DEVATPTLTFAASCNPLLYEKARPVFIDSERETWNLDPNLIEDYLKDRARLNRLPKAVTVVHLFGQSARLQEVLDVCQRYEIPVLEDAAESLGARYHGKHPGTLGEVGAFSFNGNKIITGTSGGMLVAAHEDWIQKVRHWSTQARDPDPLGVNNYCHSECGYNYRMSNVIAGIVRGQLHVLDERVRQRRAVFDHYQGELEKVPGITPQPESQARLDSPSAETSRHTRWLSCFLVDEKEFGMTASDLIRFLDAANIEARPVWKPMHTQTLYQRLGSEVWGGAVAQDLHTRGICLPSSSSLSRTDQDRVIAAIREASSLR
- a CDS encoding HAD family hydrolase, whose product is MVRAVIFDLDDTLYPEHSFVLSGFAAVERWLEAQGRSGPFAKVAAELMATGLRGTIFDATLHRLGWELDPAMIQKMVRVYRGHVPAIRLFDDAEWILTRLRPDFRLGLVTDGFAEAQRSKIAALDLERRTDLCVMTDLLGQGSWKPSPAGFLRCMEALGVRGAECVYVGDNPAKDFVAPNQLGWLSVQVHRPDGVHAGAKAPPGGEAAEHIRSLRELEGVLSR